Proteins encoded together in one Leptospira yasudae window:
- a CDS encoding HepT-like ribonuclease domain-containing protein: MQRDYGAYLQDILDSINEIEKFTFGINSKSALISNLEKKRAVERDIEIIGEAVKKLPENLRSLRPEIEWKKIAGVRDILAHGYFSIDDDIIWDIVTNRLTSLKIACTDLLNKT, from the coding sequence ATGCAGCGTGATTATGGTGCTTATTTACAAGACATACTTGATAGCATTAATGAGATTGAAAAATTTACTTTCGGAATAAACTCGAAATCTGCCCTAATTAGTAATCTTGAGAAAAAAAGAGCTGTTGAACGTGATATAGAAATTATCGGTGAGGCAGTAAAGAAACTTCCAGAAAACTTACGTAGCTTGCGTCCTGAAATTGAGTGGAAGAAAATAGCTGGAGTAAGAGATATACTTGCACATGGCTATTTTTCGATAGATGATGATATCATTTGGGATATTGTTACCAATCGCTTGACTTCATTAAAAATTGCTTGTACTGATTTATTAAATAAAACTTAA